CGCGGCTGCTGCATGGCCTAGGCGGGGCGCTGACGCTGGAGCGCCAGATGGCGCGCATCGACGAGCTGGCCGAGCAGGCCGGCGAGCGCGGCGACGAACGCGCCGAAGCCATTTTGGGCGAGCTGCACGACTACGCGCTTGGCCTAGCCGAAGGCGTAGCGTAGTTGGCATGAAAATGGATCAGTGATGCACAGAGCTTGACGCGAGGCGGTGTTCTATATAAACTATAGCAGTTCATTATATGGAACTGGACCATGGCAAGCAACACGGACAACACGGACAACTCGGATTTGGCACGCAACTTGCGCGCAGCCAGGGAGCGCCGGGGCTTGACCTTGACCGGTTTGGCGGAGCGCTCAGGCGTTGCCAAGTCCACTCTTTCTGGCCTTGAGTCAGCAGCAGGCAATCCTACAGTGGCCACGCTGTGGGCTATCGCCAATGCCCTTGAGGTTTCATTTGGGGAGTTGCTTGGAACGGTGGGTGCGACAGGTTTTGCGTCCACAACCGAGTTCGAAGCTGATGGGGTTACTGTTCGATTTATTGAACAAAGTGAGTCGGCCCCAAGGTTGGAGTTGTACTGCGTAGAACTAAAGTTGGGCAGTTTACAAGAGTCGGCACCGCATCCCAAGGGAGTAAGGGAGCGTGTGACGGTGCTTGGCGGTGCCTTGCTGGTGGGCCCCGTGCAAAGCCCGGCCCTTGTTCGGTCCGGTCAAACCCACGAGTTTGCAGCCGACGTGCCGCATGTGTACAGAGCGGTTGAGGCGCAGACCAAAGCCATGGTGTTGATCGAGTACCCCAGCGGGCATGGCATGGGCGATCAAGCCGAAATACACGTCCCATGGCCGACAACAGACAAGGGATGGGATGGATTGCGTTCGCTCGTGGACCGCCTCCTGATCGAAGTGTCAAACGGAGTGGGCGCGCGTGCGATCCGGTTTTTCGCCTGCGGGCAGGCAGCGCAGGCAGCGGTCAGCGAACTTTGCACGCGTTTGCCGGTGCTGCGCGACCCCACTTTTTGTTGGCCGTTATTCTGTTTTGCTGATGCCGATCAGCAAGGCCCGTTTCTGGTGTTGTTGCCGTTGCGCTTCACGGCTGCAGATTGGGCTGCCGAACCAGTGTCTTCTTGCTCGGTGACGGCGACCCTGAGGTCAGCACGTACCCTGTCCTGTCAGGCTCAGTGGCCCGGTTTGAAGTTGACGATGGCTCAGTTGACGGATGCCAGAGCTGCAGCAGCAGGCCGTTCATGGATACTGGGGCCGTTGGCTGCTGAAGTGCTGTTGCAGCGCGGTGCGCTGGTGCTTCCAGGACGGCTCGAGCGGGTGGCGAAAATAGTTGACCAGGTTCATGCTGGCAATGAATCCACATCTTTTTCCGAAAGAATAGACGTGGTTGGCTATGATGCATTCGAATTAATCCATCCGGCTTATGCTAGGCAAGCCGTTGCAGTCGCAGAAGATATTCAACGGTACGCACCAGATGTGGGCTTGAATGAGGTGATCGATGTCGGATCGGGCCCCGGAGCGCCCATTCTGATGCTGCATGAATTGTTGCCCGACCTGCACTTTGTCGCGTTAGAGCCCGATCCCATGGCTTTTATTTGTCTGCAGCGCAATATCTGTGGGCTAGAGGCCGTGCGGGCGCAGCAGACCGGATTCCTCGAGTTTGACAGCAAAGACAACGCAACGCCGTTGATTACGTCAACCGGTGCCTCGCACCATTTTAACACTGCCTTTATGTTGCAACAGGCTGTGCGGCTGCTGCAGCCAGGTGGGCTATTGATCGTGGCCGACGAATTCATCCCTGAGTTTGACTCGGCGCAAGCGCGCAGTCTGGCTTTACTCCAACACCACGCTGCCTACATCCTGTGGGCCATGGCTTGGATCGAAAAATGTCAGGAATTCACAGACCTGGGTCGAACCGGGGGGGCGTATTTTGCCTTGCGCCAGGCACTTGCTTTGGCGCTCGTTGATATCGAGTCGGGTCACGCAGTGGCAGCCATTAACCGCTGCCGGGAGATTTTTGCGCAAATCAAGCATGCTGGATTGGGTCAGTTTGATGGGAGTCAGATAGACGCTTATATCAATTTTTTCTGGTTGGAATTGCAAGCTATGGTGGCTGGTTTTGATTACGAAGTCGAGCGCAAAACACACCCGCGACGCTTCGTCGAATTGGCTGCTCTGGCCGGCCTAGAACTGGTGCGCAAGCGCAGAATATTTGCGACCAGTGGATCGGATGAATGGGGCGGTGGGACCTATGTGTTTACCCTTCGCAAACCGATGTTTCGCTAGCGGGGGGGGTGGCATGCAGCAGATAGTCAAAGGTTTGACGGACAGTCTTTCGATTGGTGCCGCTTATCTCCCGATTGCTTTTTCATTTGGCCTGGCTGCGCTCGAGGCTGGGTTTTCGCCCGCTGCTGCGGTGTTGCTGTCGGCGCTGGTGTTTGCCGGTGCCAGCCAGTTTGTGATGCTTGCTTTGATGGCCACTGGCACCGGTATGATGGCTGTGGTGGTTACCGTGTTGCTGATGAATGTGCGTCATCTTTTCTACGGCCCCGCCCTGTTGGCCAAACTCGGGTCTGGCCGGCCCAGTTGGCCTACACCGTTGCTGGCCTTTGGGCTCACCGATGAAGTGTTTGCCACCGCCTCTGGCAAGCTGGGGCAAATCCCGCTGGCCGATCGCGAAGGCTGGTATGTTGGATTGCAGGTGGGGGCTTACTCGATTTGGGTCTTGGGTACGGCATTGGGCGCCATGTTCGGTCGGCAACTGAGCGCGCAATCAGCTTTTTGGAGCGATGCCATGTCATTTGTATTGCCGGCGCTGTTTTTGGCCTTGTTGCTTGAAATTGCTGCGCAGACCCGGTGGCTGGTGCTTTTGGGGGCGGCCCTCACGACGACGGCGGCACTGCCATTTATGCCGGCTTATCTGGCGCTGCTACTGGGCATGGTCGCGGGCGCTGCGCTGGGTTACCGACGGGGGGTGTCATGACTTTGATCGAAGCGTTCACGGTGCTGGCGGCTGCACTGGTGACTTTTTTATTGCGCTGGCTGCCGATGCTGGTCTGGCGCAACGCAGCGTCGGCGCCGACCACGGGAGTAAAGTCGATACTCAATGGCATCGGTCCGGCAGCCATTTGCGCTATGCTGGTGCTTGCTTTGGGATCGTTGCTGGAGTTGGAATGGCAACTTAACGCGTGGTTGCCAGCGCTGATCGGTGTATTGGCCGTGTTTGCTGCCAAGTGGCGGCTGGGCGGGATCGCTTGGCCGACTCTGTTCGGTGCCTTGGCTTACGGTCTTTCGATGCATCTGTTCTGAGTTGCTCTGCTCAGGCATGGCCATGCTGCCAAGCCTCATGGCGTCGGTGCAGCGCGCCAGCTGGGCCCAGGGAAGTACAATCGAGGGTTTTTCCCTTGCGCCTGCGCGACGTGCGTGGGCACGCGTGGCGAACCGATCAACCAACTGCGAGGCATCTGACACCCATGGCAGGGCATTCCAAATGGGCCAACATCCAGCACCGCAAGGGGCGTCAGGATGAAAAACGCGGCCGGGTCTGGACCCGCGTGATCCGCGAAATCATGGTGGCGGCGCGTCAAGGCGGCGGCGGCGACGCGGCGGCCAACCCGCGCCTGCGGCTGGCGATCGACAAGGCCAAGGCGGCCAATATGCCGGCCGACACCATCAAGCGCAACATAGACAAGGCCACGGGCAACCTCGAAGGCGTGCAGTACGAGGAGATCCGTTACGAGGGCTACGGCATCGCCGGTGCGGCCGTGATCGTCGAAACCATGACCGACAACCGCGTGCGCACGGTGGCCGAAGTGCGCCACGCCTTCAGCAAGCACGGCGGCAACCTGGGCACCGAGGGCTCGGTGGCGTTCCAGTTCAAGCACTGCGGTCAGTTCATCTTCGCCCCCGGCGTGCCCGAAGAGCGGCTGTTCGAGGTGGCGCTGGAAGCCGGGGCCGAAGACGTGCTCGGCAGCGACGACGGCGCCTTCGAGGTGCTCACGGCGGTGGCCGATTTCGAGGCCGTGCAGCAGGCGCTGCAAGGCGCGGGCCTGCGCCCCGAGCTGGCCGAAGTGACGCTGCGCGCCGACAACCCGGTGGCCTTGAGCGGCGACGAGGCGCTGCGCATGCAAAAACTGCTCGACGCCCTAGAAGACCTCGACGACGTGCAAAACGTCTATCACAACGCAGAACTCAACCCATGAACGCAGAACTCAAGGTGCTGGTGGTCGGCGGTGGCGGGCGCGAACACGCGCTGGCCTGGAAGCTCAAGCAGTCGCCGCGCGTGGCGCAGGTTTATGTGGCGCCGGGCAACGGCGGCACCGCGCTCGACCCAGCGCTGCAAAACGTGCCGATCAGCGACCCGACCGAGCTCGCGCGCTGGGCGCAGCAGCAGGGCATCGCCCTGACCGTGGTCGGCCCCGAGGGGCCGCTGGCGGCGGGCATCGTCGATGTCTTTCGCGCCCAGGGCTTGCGCATCTTTGGCCCCACGCAGGCGGCGGCGCAGCTCGAGAGCTCCAAGGCCTTTTCCAAGGCCTTCATGCAGCGCCACAGCATCCCGACGGCGGCCTACCAGGTCTTTGCCGAAGCACCCGCCGCCCACGCCTACGTGGAGCAAATGGGCGCGCCGATCGTGGTCAAGGCCGATGGCTTGGCCGCTGGCAAGGGCGTGGTGGTGGCGCAAACGCTGGCCGAGGCGCACGCCGCCATCGATTTCATGCTGCAAGGTCAAGCGCCGGGGCTGGCCCACAACGCCGGCGGGGCGCGGGTGGTGATCGAAGCCTTTTTGCAGGGCGAAGAAGCCAGCTTCATCGTGTTCTGCGACGGCGTGCAAGCGCTGGCGCTGGCCAGCAGCCAAGACCACAAGCGCCTGCTCGACGCCGACCAAGGCCCCAACACCGGCGGCATGGGGGCCTATTCGCCGGCCCCGGTGGTCACGCCCGAGGTGCACCAGCGCGCGCTCGACGAGGTGATTTTGCCGACGCTGCGCGGCATGGCCGCCGACGGCATTCCCTACACCGGCTTCCTCTACGCCGGGCTGATGATCGGCCCCGACGGCAGCGTGCGCACGCTCGAGTTCAACTGCCGCTTGGGCGACCCCGAAACGCAACCGATCCTGCTGCGCCTGCAAAGCGATCTGGCCGAGGTGTTGCTGGCGGCCACCGAGCAGCGCCTGCACGAGATCGAGCTGCAATGGGATGAGCGCGTGGCGCTGGGCGTGGTGCTGGCCGCGCACGGCTACCCCCAGCAGCCGCGCACGGGCGACGCCATCGCACTCACCGTCCCCGATAGCCCAGATGCCGTGCTGTTCCACGCCGGCACGGCCTTGCAGCAGGGGCGGCTGTGCACC
This sequence is a window from Serpentinimonas maccroryi. Protein-coding genes within it:
- the purD gene encoding phosphoribosylamine--glycine ligase translates to MNAELKVLVVGGGGREHALAWKLKQSPRVAQVYVAPGNGGTALDPALQNVPISDPTELARWAQQQGIALTVVGPEGPLAAGIVDVFRAQGLRIFGPTQAAAQLESSKAFSKAFMQRHSIPTAAYQVFAEAPAAHAYVEQMGAPIVVKADGLAAGKGVVVAQTLAEAHAAIDFMLQGQAPGLAHNAGGARVVIEAFLQGEEASFIVFCDGVQALALASSQDHKRLLDADQGPNTGGMGAYSPAPVVTPEVHQRALDEVILPTLRGMAADGIPYTGFLYAGLMIGPDGSVRTLEFNCRLGDPETQPILLRLQSDLAEVLLAATEQRLHEIELQWDERVALGVVLAAHGYPQQPRTGDAIALTVPDSPDAVLFHAGTALQQGRLCTAGGRVLCATALGADVAQAQRRAYQLVQGVHYSGMQYRHDIGFRALPA
- a CDS encoding YebC/PmpR family DNA-binding transcriptional regulator, with product MAGHSKWANIQHRKGRQDEKRGRVWTRVIREIMVAARQGGGGDAAANPRLRLAIDKAKAANMPADTIKRNIDKATGNLEGVQYEEIRYEGYGIAGAAVIVETMTDNRVRTVAEVRHAFSKHGGNLGTEGSVAFQFKHCGQFIFAPGVPEERLFEVALEAGAEDVLGSDDGAFEVLTAVADFEAVQQALQGAGLRPELAEVTLRADNPVALSGDEALRMQKLLDALEDLDDVQNVYHNAELNP
- a CDS encoding AzlD domain-containing protein; protein product: MTLIEAFTVLAAALVTFLLRWLPMLVWRNAASAPTTGVKSILNGIGPAAICAMLVLALGSLLELEWQLNAWLPALIGVLAVFAAKWRLGGIAWPTLFGALAYGLSMHLF
- a CDS encoding helix-turn-helix domain-containing protein, yielding MASNTDNTDNSDLARNLRAARERRGLTLTGLAERSGVAKSTLSGLESAAGNPTVATLWAIANALEVSFGELLGTVGATGFASTTEFEADGVTVRFIEQSESAPRLELYCVELKLGSLQESAPHPKGVRERVTVLGGALLVGPVQSPALVRSGQTHEFAADVPHVYRAVEAQTKAMVLIEYPSGHGMGDQAEIHVPWPTTDKGWDGLRSLVDRLLIEVSNGVGARAIRFFACGQAAQAAVSELCTRLPVLRDPTFCWPLFCFADADQQGPFLVLLPLRFTAADWAAEPVSSCSVTATLRSARTLSCQAQWPGLKLTMAQLTDARAAAAGRSWILGPLAAEVLLQRGALVLPGRLERVAKIVDQVHAGNESTSFSERIDVVGYDAFELIHPAYARQAVAVAEDIQRYAPDVGLNEVIDVGSGPGAPILMLHELLPDLHFVALEPDPMAFICLQRNICGLEAVRAQQTGFLEFDSKDNATPLITSTGASHHFNTAFMLQQAVRLLQPGGLLIVADEFIPEFDSAQARSLALLQHHAAYILWAMAWIEKCQEFTDLGRTGGAYFALRQALALALVDIESGHAVAAINRCREIFAQIKHAGLGQFDGSQIDAYINFFWLELQAMVAGFDYEVERKTHPRRFVELAALAGLELVRKRRIFATSGSDEWGGGTYVFTLRKPMFR
- a CDS encoding AzlC family ABC transporter permease, translated to MQQIVKGLTDSLSIGAAYLPIAFSFGLAALEAGFSPAAAVLLSALVFAGASQFVMLALMATGTGMMAVVVTVLLMNVRHLFYGPALLAKLGSGRPSWPTPLLAFGLTDEVFATASGKLGQIPLADREGWYVGLQVGAYSIWVLGTALGAMFGRQLSAQSAFWSDAMSFVLPALFLALLLEIAAQTRWLVLLGAALTTTAALPFMPAYLALLLGMVAGAALGYRRGVS